One window of the Haloarcula halobia genome contains the following:
- a CDS encoding glutaredoxin family protein gives MSFEPETLSEAEVTELVDETIANNEVVLFMKGTELMPQCGYSRKALGLIRQYREDVETVDVLQATDAFRAALSEYSDRETIPQTFVDGEFVGGSDILEQLDERGELEPTLQG, from the coding sequence ATGTCCTTCGAACCCGAGACGCTCTCCGAGGCCGAGGTCACAGAGCTAGTCGACGAGACCATCGCGAACAACGAGGTGGTCCTGTTCATGAAAGGCACCGAGCTGATGCCACAGTGTGGCTACTCGCGGAAGGCCCTGGGCCTCATCAGGCAGTACCGCGAGGACGTCGAGACGGTCGACGTCCTGCAGGCGACAGACGCCTTCCGGGCCGCGCTCTCGGAGTACAGCGACCGCGAGACGATTCCACAGACGTTCGTCGACGGCGAGTTCGTCGGCGGGAGCGACATCTTAGAGCAGCTCGACGAGCGCGGCGAGCTGGAGCCGACGCTGCAAGGGTAG
- a CDS encoding YgaP family membrane protein, whose product MQKNVGGIDRIARLVLGPVLLIVGVAAISGILTITAGTTGLVVAALLLVVGAVFTVTGLTQTCPLHSILGFNTFRSDGSSSTTDDVGPESKSD is encoded by the coding sequence ATGCAAAAGAACGTCGGCGGAATCGACAGAATCGCTCGCCTCGTGCTCGGACCGGTCCTCCTCATCGTCGGTGTGGCCGCCATCTCCGGCATCCTGACCATCACAGCGGGGACGACAGGGCTCGTCGTGGCCGCCCTGCTGCTCGTCGTCGGGGCCGTGTTCACGGTGACCGGCCTGACTCAGACGTGCCCGCTGCACTCGATACTCGGGTTTAACACGTTCCGTTCGGACGGGTCCAGTTCGACCACCGACGACGTGGGCCCGGAATCGAAGTCCGACTGA
- a CDS encoding DsrE/DsrF/DrsH-like family protein, producing MSTDDTTAGEPTPDLARLESRVEELEAELAAVRDDVGEDPKKMVIIATKGTLDMAYPPLILASTASAFGYDVTVFHTFWGLEILHEDHSSDLQLSAVGNPNMPMPNAIAALPGMDAMTTRMMRKRIADNDVATVEELIQMSLDTGVDLQACQMTIDLLDYDEDDFYDGVTTGVGAASAFQEMVEADIQLLV from the coding sequence ATGAGCACCGACGACACCACGGCGGGCGAGCCCACGCCCGACCTGGCCCGCCTCGAGTCACGCGTAGAGGAGCTCGAGGCCGAACTCGCAGCCGTCAGAGACGACGTGGGCGAGGACCCCAAGAAGATGGTCATCATCGCCACGAAGGGCACCCTCGACATGGCGTACCCGCCGCTCATCCTCGCGAGCACGGCGTCGGCCTTCGGCTACGACGTGACCGTCTTCCACACGTTCTGGGGCCTGGAGATACTCCACGAGGACCACTCCTCGGACCTCCAGCTCAGCGCCGTCGGCAACCCGAACATGCCGATGCCAAACGCCATCGCGGCCCTGCCCGGCATGGACGCGATGACCACGCGGATGATGCGAAAACGCATCGCCGACAACGACGTCGCCACCGTCGAGGAACTCATCCAGATGTCGCTCGACACCGGCGTCGACCTCCAGGCGTGCCAGATGACCATCGACCTGCTGGACTACGACGAGGACGACTTCTACGACGGCGTCACGACCGGCGTGGGCGCCGCGAGCGCCTTCCAGGAGATGGTCGAGGCCGACATCCAGCTGCTGGTCTGA
- a CDS encoding beta-CASP ribonuclease aCPSF1: MSTADETLAKIKAQVESETPSDITIESVTFEGPELVIYTPDAQTVANRDGIVRNLAQTLRKRINVRPTQDALVPPKEARPRIEEIIPEDAGVQNLDFDTQTGEVFIEAEKPGRVIGRHGETLDQIAASVGWTPEVVRTPPMESSTVSNVRNFLKQERDERRDILERVGRQINRPMTADEEWVRLTTLGCCREVGRASFILSTPESRILIDCGDKPGAQGEVPYLQVPEALAAGPNSIDAVVLTHAHLDHSALIPILFKYGYDGPIYTTAPTRDLMGLLQLDYLDVAAKEGRTPPYESQQVRDALKHTIPLEFGNVTDIAPDVKLTMHNAGHILGSAVCHFHIGEGRYNVAFSGDIHYKDTRLLDGAVNDFPRVETLVLESTYGGKNDYQTDQEDSERVLKKVINEAHQKDGKILIPAFAVGRSQELMLVLEEAMREGDIPTMPVYLDGMIREATAIHTAYPEYLRGNLRQRILYEDENPFLAEQFAQVDGGEEMRQDIADGEPCIVLTTSGMVTGGPVMSWLRLLGGDPDNTMVFVGYQAEGTLGRQIQRGQDEITMSDKSGPRAERVSLKMGVETVDGFSGHADRQGLETFVETMHPRPEKVLCVHGDESSTNQLSSALYQKFNMRTFNPKNLETFRFV, translated from the coding sequence ATGAGTACTGCAGACGAGACATTGGCGAAGATCAAAGCACAGGTCGAATCGGAGACGCCCAGCGACATCACCATCGAGTCGGTGACGTTCGAGGGGCCCGAACTGGTCATCTACACGCCGGACGCCCAGACGGTGGCGAACCGCGACGGTATCGTCCGGAACCTCGCCCAGACCCTCCGAAAACGAATCAACGTCCGCCCCACCCAGGATGCGCTGGTCCCGCCGAAGGAGGCCCGGCCCCGAATCGAGGAGATCATCCCCGAGGATGCAGGCGTCCAGAACCTGGATTTCGACACCCAGACCGGCGAGGTGTTCATCGAGGCCGAGAAGCCCGGACGGGTCATCGGGCGCCACGGCGAGACCCTGGACCAGATCGCCGCCAGCGTCGGGTGGACGCCCGAGGTCGTCCGGACGCCGCCGATGGAGTCCTCGACGGTCTCGAACGTCCGGAACTTCCTGAAACAGGAGCGCGACGAGCGCCGCGACATCCTGGAACGGGTCGGCCGACAGATCAACCGCCCGATGACTGCCGACGAGGAGTGGGTGCGACTCACCACGCTGGGCTGCTGTCGCGAGGTCGGTCGGGCCTCGTTCATCCTTTCGACCCCGGAGTCGCGCATCCTCATCGACTGTGGCGACAAGCCGGGCGCGCAGGGCGAGGTGCCCTACCTCCAGGTACCAGAAGCGCTCGCGGCCGGGCCCAACTCCATCGACGCCGTCGTCTTGACCCACGCTCACCTGGACCACTCCGCGCTCATCCCCATCCTCTTCAAGTACGGGTACGACGGCCCCATCTACACCACCGCACCCACCCGCGACCTGATGGGCCTCCTCCAGCTTGACTACCTCGACGTGGCCGCCAAGGAGGGACGCACGCCGCCCTACGAGAGCCAGCAGGTGCGGGATGCGTTGAAACACACCATCCCACTGGAGTTCGGCAACGTCACCGACATCGCCCCGGACGTGAAACTGACGATGCACAACGCCGGCCACATCCTCGGGTCGGCGGTGTGTCACTTCCACATCGGTGAGGGCCGGTACAACGTCGCCTTCTCCGGTGACATCCACTACAAGGACACCCGCCTGCTCGACGGGGCGGTCAACGACTTCCCGCGCGTCGAGACGCTCGTTCTGGAGTCGACCTACGGCGGCAAGAACGACTACCAGACCGACCAGGAGGACTCAGAGCGGGTCCTCAAGAAGGTCATCAACGAGGCTCACCAGAAGGACGGCAAGATCCTCATCCCCGCGTTCGCCGTCGGCCGCTCCCAGGAGCTGATGCTCGTCTTAGAGGAGGCGATGCGCGAGGGGGACATCCCGACGATGCCGGTCTACCTCGACGGGATGATCCGCGAGGCGACGGCCATCCACACGGCCTATCCCGAGTACCTCCGCGGGAACCTCCGCCAGCGCATCCTCTACGAGGACGAGAACCCCTTCCTCGCCGAACAGTTCGCGCAGGTCGACGGCGGCGAGGAGATGCGCCAGGACATCGCCGACGGCGAGCCCTGTATCGTCCTCACGACCTCCGGGATGGTCACCGGCGGGCCCGTGATGTCGTGGCTCCGCCTGCTCGGGGGCGACCCCGACAACACGATGGTGTTCGTCGGCTACCAGGCCGAGGGGACGCTGGGGCGACAGATACAGCGGGGTCAGGACGAGATAACCATGTCGGACAAGAGCGGCCCGCGGGCCGAGCGCGTCAGCCTGAAGATGGGCGTCGAGACCGTCGACGGGTTCTCCGGCCACGCCGACCGGCAGGGCTTAGAGACGTTCGTCGAGACGATGCACCCCCGGCCGGAGAAGGTGCTCTGTGTCCACGGCGACGAGTCCTCGACGAACCAGCTGTCCTCGGCGCTCTACCAGAAGTTCAACATGCGGACGTTCAACCCGAAGAACCTCGAGACGTTCCGGTTCGTCTGA
- a CDS encoding DUF6691 family protein, with translation MSDAGRGPYFTLLIVGGGLLEGFGLAYSGMARPEVVLDFLQLQDLGLLLVMGAASVTAGVTFWAATKFGDRAPLTGRAYTKRVKSMDRNVAVGGVVFGVGWGLSGICPGAGYASVGIGNYQILWGLAGMFVGAYAQGYWRALRSSDSASSVAAD, from the coding sequence ATGAGCGACGCCGGCCGCGGGCCGTACTTCACCTTGCTCATCGTCGGCGGGGGTCTCCTCGAGGGGTTCGGCCTGGCATACAGCGGGATGGCCAGGCCCGAGGTCGTCCTCGATTTCCTCCAGCTCCAGGACCTGGGCCTGTTGCTCGTGATGGGCGCGGCGTCGGTCACCGCCGGGGTGACCTTCTGGGCCGCAACGAAGTTCGGCGACCGGGCACCGCTGACGGGGCGGGCCTACACCAAGCGGGTCAAATCGATGGACCGCAACGTCGCCGTCGGCGGCGTCGTCTTCGGCGTCGGCTGGGGACTGTCGGGCATCTGTCCCGGCGCGGGCTACGCGAGCGTCGGTATCGGGAACTACCAGATACTCTGGGGTCTGGCCGGCATGTTCGTCGGCGCCTACGCGCAGGGGTACTGGCGGGCGCTCCGCTCGAGTGACAGCGCGAGTAGCGTGGCCGCCGACTGA
- a CDS encoding DHH family phosphoesterase, with protein MSEPQDLRSLLVEGEEITIVCHNNPDPDCLASAIALGRIAAMAGIDERRILYSGDISHQQNRAFVNLLEIDLQPFDPDVVTNRENGSLLAFVDHSLPGENNQVPEGTPVDVVIDHHPAEDVTARFVDHREEIGATASILTGYIEALGVEVDATLATALLFAIRQETLGFLRGTTRAEYDAAGFLHDFADGDLLRQLSSPAVSGATVDAIADAIENRVVRGSVLLSHVGRTRERDALPQAADYLATLEGVDTAIVFGIIDDEIQFSGRSADTRVHIGNVLDEAFSDVGSAGGHREMAGGQIPLGIFADYTSDDAQLVDIVEQVVSARLLGALNLAESDEDRQRETTEE; from the coding sequence ATGAGCGAGCCACAGGACCTGCGGTCGCTGCTCGTCGAGGGCGAGGAGATCACCATCGTCTGTCACAACAACCCGGACCCGGACTGTCTGGCGAGCGCGATCGCACTCGGACGCATCGCTGCGATGGCCGGCATCGACGAGCGACGCATCCTCTACAGCGGCGACATCTCGCACCAGCAAAACCGGGCGTTCGTCAACCTCCTCGAGATCGACCTCCAGCCGTTCGACCCCGATGTCGTCACGAACCGCGAGAACGGGTCCCTGCTCGCCTTCGTCGACCACTCCCTCCCGGGCGAGAACAACCAGGTTCCGGAGGGCACCCCCGTCGACGTCGTCATCGACCACCACCCCGCCGAGGACGTCACCGCCCGCTTCGTCGACCACCGGGAGGAGATCGGGGCGACGGCGAGCATCCTCACCGGCTACATCGAGGCACTCGGCGTCGAGGTCGACGCCACGCTCGCGACGGCGCTGCTCTTTGCCATCCGTCAGGAGACGCTCGGCTTCCTCCGCGGGACGACGCGGGCCGAGTACGACGCTGCGGGCTTCCTCCACGACTTCGCCGACGGGGACCTGCTCAGACAGCTGTCGTCGCCGGCGGTCAGCGGGGCGACGGTCGACGCCATCGCCGACGCCATCGAGAACCGCGTGGTCCGGGGGTCCGTGCTCCTCTCGCACGTCGGTCGGACGAGAGAGCGCGACGCGCTCCCCCAGGCGGCCGACTACCTCGCGACGCTTGAGGGCGTCGACACCGCCATCGTCTTTGGCATCATCGACGACGAGATCCAGTTCAGCGGGCGGTCGGCCGACACGCGCGTCCACATCGGCAACGTGCTGGACGAAGCGTTCAGCGACGTCGGCAGCGCCGGTGGCCACCGCGAGATGGCCGGCGGACAGATACCGCTTGGCATCTTCGCCGACTACACCAGCGACGACGCGCAGCTGGTCGACATCGTCGAACAGGTCGTCAGCGCCAGACTCCTGGGCGCGCTCAACCTCGCCGAGAGCGACGAGGACCGGCAGAGAGAGACGACCGAGGAGTGA
- a CDS encoding sulfurtransferase TusA family protein, which translates to MNSDIDASETLDVRGENCPMPVVKTKQAVDDIAEGETLEVLATDPGSMSDIGGWAESTADVELVDQQETEDGGETVFRHFVARVA; encoded by the coding sequence ATGAACTCAGATATCGACGCGTCAGAGACACTCGACGTTCGTGGAGAGAACTGCCCGATGCCGGTCGTCAAGACCAAGCAGGCGGTCGACGACATCGCGGAGGGCGAGACACTCGAAGTGCTGGCGACGGACCCCGGGAGCATGAGCGACATCGGGGGCTGGGCCGAGTCGACGGCCGACGTGGAACTGGTCGACCAGCAGGAGACAGAGGATGGAGGCGAGACGGTCTTCCGGCACTTCGTCGCCAGGGTGGCGTGA
- a CDS encoding helix-turn-helix domain-containing protein, producing the protein MPESMSEYLKQDMECEGLLECFHGLKALDREIFGVLASASEPLTVDEIAAEVDRERSTAYRAVQRLLQAGFIQKEQVNYDQGGYYHVYLPTDPDQMADDMQRMLNDWYAKMGQLIQEFRTKYDQPERAAPEQ; encoded by the coding sequence ATGCCAGAATCAATGAGTGAATACCTAAAGCAGGACATGGAGTGTGAGGGGCTGCTGGAGTGTTTCCACGGGCTGAAGGCGCTCGACAGGGAGATATTCGGCGTCCTCGCGTCGGCCTCGGAACCGCTGACCGTAGACGAGATCGCGGCGGAGGTCGACCGGGAACGCTCGACGGCCTATCGGGCGGTCCAGCGCCTGCTCCAGGCGGGGTTCATCCAGAAAGAACAGGTCAACTACGACCAGGGTGGCTACTACCACGTCTACCTCCCCACCGACCCCGACCAGATGGCCGACGACATGCAGCGGATGCTCAACGACTGGTACGCGAAGATGGGCCAGCTCATCCAGGAGTTCCGCACGAAGTACGATCAGCCAGAGCGGGCCGCCCCAGAGCAGTAG
- a CDS encoding class I SAM-dependent methyltransferase, producing the protein MGFHTFDADKAALLDDVSRFRYCSRDELVGHLACDPTATVADLGSGTGFYTDEVAPFVGTVYAVDVQAEMHDWHRGNGVPANVDLVTSDVASLPFDDGHLDAAFSTMTFHEFASPEALTELRRVLADGGRVVTVDWSANGTGDAGPHMDERFSAAETGAQFEAAGFDVPVTQERPDTLLVVAVA; encoded by the coding sequence GTGGGGTTCCACACGTTCGACGCGGACAAAGCGGCCCTGCTCGACGACGTCTCGCGGTTCCGGTACTGCTCGCGCGACGAACTCGTCGGTCACCTCGCGTGTGACCCGACGGCCACCGTCGCCGACCTGGGCAGCGGAACGGGCTTTTACACCGACGAGGTGGCGCCGTTCGTCGGGACGGTCTACGCCGTGGACGTCCAGGCCGAGATGCACGACTGGCACCGCGGGAACGGCGTCCCGGCCAACGTCGACCTGGTGACGAGCGACGTCGCGTCACTGCCGTTCGACGACGGCCACCTCGACGCCGCCTTCTCGACGATGACCTTCCACGAGTTCGCATCGCCCGAGGCCCTCACGGAGCTCCGCCGGGTTCTCGCCGACGGCGGCCGCGTCGTGACCGTCGACTGGTCGGCAAACGGCACGGGCGACGCCGGCCCGCACATGGACGAGCGATTCAGCGCGGCCGAGACGGGCGCGCAGTTCGAGGCGGCCGGGTTCGACGTGCCCGTCACGCAGGAACGGCCGGACACCCTGCTGGTCGTCGCCGTCGCGTAG
- a CDS encoding BolA/IbaG family iron-sulfur metabolism protein, with product MNADEVAALIEQDIADANVTVTTPRDPDDDKHYAISVVSPEFADRTLVEQHQLVHDALGEHLTRDIHAIELTTATPDEASN from the coding sequence ATGAACGCGGACGAAGTCGCCGCCCTCATCGAACAGGACATCGCCGACGCGAACGTCACCGTCACGACGCCGCGGGACCCGGACGACGACAAGCACTACGCTATCTCGGTCGTCTCCCCGGAGTTCGCCGACAGGACGCTGGTCGAACAGCACCAGCTGGTCCACGACGCGCTGGGCGAGCACCTGACCCGCGACATCCACGCCATCGAGCTGACGACGGCCACCCCGGACGAAGCCTCGAACTGA
- a CDS encoding dihydrolipoyl dehydrogenase family protein, with protein sequence MTHYEVLVVGGGTGNNVAAAAAEADLETALVEKGPLGGTCLNRGCNPSKMLIQAATAADRVRGATEFHLDASLDGVDYAAVIDDMEATLSPIAEGMEERYREKANLTLYADEAVFVDERTVEVDGERVTADKVVVAAGSRPLVPPIDGIDGVDFWTSRDALYERDQPDSLVVLGGGYIAVELGYFFESLGTDVTIVEMMDTLVPREDPGVAEAFTDIARERHDVYTGHRAAAVSESEAGVTVHAETESGDEISVAGEQLLVALGRRPNTDTLNVEAAGIETDDRGSVVTNERLETSADNVWAQGDIADNFMFKHSGDYETQVTVDNVVYGSERAADFTAMPHAIFTEPQMAGVGETEAQLDEAGSEYVVGRRDLPGTPMGRAKKLDHGFVKVLASPDGEILGCHALGYEASTMIHEVVVAMRAGSGHVDDIADTIHAHPALNKVVQHAFEDVPR encoded by the coding sequence ATGACTCACTACGAGGTGCTCGTGGTGGGCGGGGGCACCGGGAACAACGTCGCCGCGGCGGCCGCAGAAGCCGACCTCGAGACGGCCCTCGTCGAGAAGGGGCCGCTCGGCGGCACCTGTCTCAACCGCGGCTGTAACCCCTCGAAGATGCTCATCCAGGCGGCCACGGCGGCCGACCGCGTCCGGGGGGCAACGGAGTTCCACCTCGACGCCTCCCTCGACGGTGTCGACTACGCCGCCGTCATAGACGATATGGAGGCGACGCTCTCGCCTATCGCCGAGGGGATGGAGGAGCGCTACCGCGAGAAAGCCAACCTCACGCTGTATGCGGACGAGGCCGTGTTCGTCGACGAGCGGACCGTCGAGGTCGACGGCGAGCGCGTAACAGCCGACAAGGTGGTCGTCGCCGCGGGGAGCCGTCCACTGGTGCCGCCCATCGACGGCATAGACGGGGTGGACTTCTGGACCAGTCGGGACGCGCTCTACGAGCGCGACCAGCCTGACTCGCTGGTCGTCCTCGGTGGCGGGTACATCGCCGTGGAACTGGGCTACTTCTTCGAATCACTCGGGACGGACGTCACCATCGTCGAGATGATGGACACCCTGGTCCCCCGCGAAGACCCCGGGGTGGCCGAGGCGTTTACCGACATCGCGCGCGAGCGCCACGACGTCTACACCGGCCACCGGGCGGCGGCCGTCTCGGAGAGCGAGGCCGGCGTCACCGTCCACGCCGAGACCGAGTCCGGCGACGAGATCTCGGTCGCCGGCGAACAGCTCTTAGTCGCGCTCGGTCGCCGGCCCAACACGGACACCCTGAACGTCGAGGCGGCCGGCATCGAGACCGACGACCGTGGCTCCGTCGTCACGAACGAGCGCCTGGAGACCTCGGCCGACAACGTCTGGGCACAGGGCGACATCGCGGACAACTTCATGTTCAAACACTCCGGCGACTACGAGACCCAGGTCACCGTCGACAACGTCGTCTACGGGAGCGAGCGGGCCGCCGACTTCACTGCGATGCCCCACGCCATCTTCACCGAACCCCAGATGGCCGGCGTCGGCGAGACGGAGGCCCAGCTCGACGAGGCGGGAAGCGAGTACGTCGTCGGGCGACGGGACCTCCCCGGCACGCCGATGGGCCGGGCGAAGAAACTCGACCACGGCTTCGTGAAGGTGCTCGCGAGCCCCGACGGCGAGATACTCGGCTGTCACGCGCTGGGCTACGAGGCCTCGACGATGATACACGAGGTCGTCGTCGCGATGCGGGCCGGCTCCGGCCACGTCGACGATATCGCCGACACCATCCACGCTCACCCCGCGTTGAACAAGGTCGTCCAGCACGCCTTCGAGGACGTTCCACGATGA
- a CDS encoding DUF5786 family protein, protein MGFGSYDESEQKDQDVDTDDSDGVAVHENDHDGEVSFETEASTSDLVEKLGEMKDDE, encoded by the coding sequence ATGGGTTTTGGGAGCTACGACGAGTCTGAGCAAAAGGACCAGGACGTAGATACCGACGACAGCGACGGCGTGGCCGTCCACGAGAACGACCACGACGGGGAGGTGTCCTTCGAGACGGAAGCCTCCACCTCGGACCTCGTCGAGAAGCTCGGCGAGATGAAAGACGACGAGTAA
- a CDS encoding winged helix-turn-helix transcriptional regulator, whose amino-acid sequence MSSETQTLHRAHASGRTRARTFVDTHDAFATAQAVVARKWHVRIVYRLLADGPMGFSALKRSLEGISSKMLAESLAALEDDDLVDRDLLSDRPVRVEYSPTERGAALEPVLTSMLEWGAEHGDEAGEDDRR is encoded by the coding sequence ATGAGTTCAGAGACCCAGACCCTCCACCGGGCCCACGCGTCCGGCCGGACCAGGGCGAGGACGTTCGTCGACACGCACGACGCGTTCGCGACTGCACAGGCCGTCGTCGCCAGGAAGTGGCACGTCCGCATCGTCTACAGACTGCTCGCCGACGGTCCCATGGGCTTCAGCGCGCTGAAGCGCTCGCTCGAGGGTATCTCCTCGAAGATGCTCGCCGAGAGCCTCGCGGCGCTGGAGGACGACGACCTGGTCGACCGCGACCTGCTGAGCGACCGGCCGGTCCGGGTCGAGTACTCTCCGACAGAACGCGGTGCCGCGCTCGAACCCGTCCTGACGTCGATGCTCGAGTGGGGCGCCGAGCACGGCGACGAGGCAGGGGAAGACGACCGCCGATGA
- a CDS encoding NAD(P)/FAD-dependent oxidoreductase, whose amino-acid sequence MSDTDRHQYEVVVVGGGPAGMTAALYSTRLGHSTAVVNRGGGRAAMMQEVHNLLGVTEATSGAEFLQTGREQLEAYGCDLHQDMVTTCSREEDGTVVLSGNAAEYEAEYVVLATGFNDVRPDPPLPRTGRGLHYCLHCDAYMFVDESVYVMGHSESAAHVAAIMLNFTDEVDLLTRGDDPEWSEATAGMLEHHPIDVIHEDVTGVQNGEDGWLKALEFEDGSVREYEGGFAMYGAEYNNGLARELGCAVNDDGTVDVDDHGETSVENVYAVGDLTPGHNQVPVALGQGAKAGISVHFKLRDFPRDPDLLEEQGPVRSEEVPGIPDELLEQAVDFHTYGEP is encoded by the coding sequence ATGAGTGACACCGACCGTCACCAGTACGAGGTGGTCGTCGTCGGCGGGGGCCCCGCCGGCATGACCGCCGCGCTGTACAGCACGCGACTCGGCCACAGTACGGCCGTGGTGAACCGGGGCGGGGGTCGGGCGGCCATGATGCAGGAGGTCCACAACCTGCTTGGCGTCACCGAGGCGACGAGCGGCGCCGAGTTCCTCCAGACCGGCCGCGAGCAGCTCGAGGCCTACGGCTGTGACCTCCATCAGGACATGGTGACGACGTGTTCGCGCGAGGAGGACGGGACCGTCGTCCTCTCGGGGAACGCCGCCGAGTACGAGGCCGAGTACGTCGTCCTCGCGACGGGGTTCAACGACGTCCGTCCGGACCCGCCGCTCCCGCGCACGGGCCGGGGCCTGCACTACTGCCTGCACTGTGACGCCTACATGTTCGTCGACGAGTCGGTGTACGTGATGGGCCACTCCGAGAGCGCGGCCCACGTCGCGGCCATCATGCTGAACTTCACCGACGAGGTGGACCTGCTGACCCGCGGCGACGACCCCGAGTGGAGCGAGGCGACGGCCGGCATGCTCGAGCATCACCCTATCGACGTCATCCACGAGGACGTCACCGGCGTCCAGAACGGCGAGGACGGCTGGCTGAAGGCCCTGGAGTTCGAGGACGGGAGCGTCCGCGAGTACGAGGGCGGGTTCGCCATGTACGGCGCGGAGTACAACAACGGCCTCGCGCGAGAACTCGGCTGTGCGGTCAACGACGACGGCACCGTCGACGTCGACGACCACGGCGAGACGTCGGTCGAGAACGTCTACGCCGTCGGCGACCTGACACCCGGCCACAACCAGGTCCCCGTCGCGCTCGGGCAGGGTGCCAAAGCGGGCATCTCGGTGCACTTCAAACTCCGTGACTTCCCGCGTGACCCCGACCTCCTCGAGGAACAGGGGCCGGTACGGTCCGAGGAGGTGCCGGGCATCCCCGACGAACTGCTCGAACAGGCCGTCGACTTCCACACGTACGGCGAGCCCTAG
- a CDS encoding YeeE/YedE family protein has protein sequence MTALAQVAFAPELFPNGVVQYLVGGFFVGLGISVIYLGSGIIAGNSTFLETSLSYVSKLPRFNLPRFVQSRDWRVLFTVSIVLGAVGYKALFDPTVFVTEVQWWRLLGGGVLVGVGTRIGKGCTAGHGVCGVGSVSRTSIANVALFLGTAILVALGVAALGVTP, from the coding sequence ATGACGGCACTCGCACAGGTCGCGTTCGCACCCGAGCTGTTCCCGAACGGGGTCGTCCAGTACCTGGTCGGCGGGTTCTTCGTCGGTCTCGGAATCAGCGTCATCTACCTCGGCTCCGGCATCATCGCGGGCAACAGCACCTTCCTGGAGACCTCGCTCTCCTACGTCTCGAAGCTGCCGCGGTTCAACCTCCCGCGGTTCGTCCAGTCGCGGGACTGGCGGGTTCTCTTTACCGTGAGCATCGTCCTCGGGGCCGTCGGCTACAAGGCCCTCTTCGACCCGACTGTCTTCGTCACCGAGGTGCAGTGGTGGCGACTGCTGGGCGGGGGCGTCCTCGTCGGCGTCGGGACCCGAATCGGGAAGGGTTGTACCGCGGGCCACGGCGTCTGTGGCGTCGGCTCCGTCTCGCGGACGTCGATCGCCAACGTCGCCCTGTTCCTGGGGACCGCTATCCTCGTCGCGCTCGGCGTCGCGGCGCTGGGGGTGACCCCCTGA
- a CDS encoding CoA-binding protein, with the protein MPVTDTDELREILERERVAVVGCSTTPGKDAHEIPKYLLDQGYDVIPVNPFADEVLGRKAYDSLADVPGEIDIVDVFRPSEEVSDIVDAALARDEDAVIWLQLGIHDDDAVERAERAGRQVVQDRCMKPTHQQLMA; encoded by the coding sequence ATGCCAGTCACGGATACGGACGAACTGCGCGAGATCCTGGAGCGCGAGCGCGTCGCCGTCGTCGGGTGTTCCACGACGCCCGGCAAGGACGCCCACGAGATACCGAAGTACCTGCTCGACCAGGGCTACGACGTGATACCGGTCAACCCCTTCGCCGACGAGGTCTTGGGCCGGAAAGCCTACGACTCGCTCGCGGACGTCCCCGGCGAGATAGACATCGTCGACGTGTTCCGGCCCAGCGAGGAGGTGAGCGACATCGTCGACGCCGCGCTCGCACGGGACGAGGATGCGGTCATCTGGTTGCAGCTGGGCATCCACGACGACGACGCCGTGGAACGGGCAGAGAGAGCCGGTCGACAGGTGGTCCAGGACCGCTGTATGAAGCCGACCCACCAGCAGCTGATGGCGTAG